From Fibrobacter succinogenes, a single genomic window includes:
- a CDS encoding IS4 family transposase: MPKYTQIFTQVLQLLNWKLFDSIVNKYEGDRGAKGISCRSLLATMIFACLARSDSLKPTVKTLETIGGSLPNLGIERVPSRSNLGYCLAHRPSEIFREFFEAYASTLSKKLYGKHKPNRLKRKVFSIDSTVIPLCLSLFDWAKFHHRKWAAKAHTLLDHDGLIPSVVQVTAGCEHDAPVFERMLDDLAWKLLSGSIVLMDRGYVCFDRFRKMSDMKLIFVTRLKKNMVYEVKEEYRHPDVDGLVSDQNVFFHNQDGKECSELRLVTAKVLVRGKETDMRFLTNSFTLAASTVVLLYKARWEVENLFKSLKQNIEIESFMGTTQNAVEIQVYASMISMLLLKEFKEVSDSNRRELKLKSLGFSCFVTALRPNLFRSIPLDIWLQKPFAPPDDAESHGQLSLFPPGILGQQTVQQCKISP, from the coding sequence ATGCCTAAATATACACAAATTTTCACACAAGTGCTACAGTTGCTGAACTGGAAACTGTTCGACAGCATCGTGAACAAGTACGAGGGAGACCGCGGGGCCAAGGGGATTTCCTGCCGGAGCCTGCTTGCGACCATGATTTTCGCCTGCCTTGCAAGGTCGGACTCGTTGAAACCCACCGTCAAGACTCTGGAAACGATCGGGGGGTCTCTCCCGAACCTCGGCATCGAACGAGTCCCATCGCGCTCAAATCTGGGCTACTGCCTTGCCCATCGTCCGTCAGAGATATTCCGCGAGTTCTTCGAAGCGTATGCGTCAACGCTTTCGAAAAAACTGTACGGCAAGCACAAGCCGAACAGGCTGAAGAGGAAGGTGTTCAGCATCGATTCCACCGTCATACCGCTCTGCCTGTCGCTTTTCGACTGGGCGAAGTTCCACCACAGGAAATGGGCGGCCAAGGCCCACACGCTGCTGGACCATGACGGGCTGATTCCATCCGTCGTGCAGGTGACGGCAGGATGCGAGCATGACGCCCCCGTATTCGAGAGAATGCTGGACGACCTCGCATGGAAACTGCTCTCTGGCTCGATCGTGCTCATGGACCGGGGTTACGTCTGTTTCGACCGGTTCCGAAAAATGTCGGACATGAAGCTCATTTTCGTCACGCGGCTTAAGAAGAACATGGTGTACGAGGTAAAGGAGGAATACAGGCATCCCGATGTTGACGGGCTAGTTTCCGACCAGAACGTCTTTTTCCATAACCAGGACGGCAAGGAATGCAGCGAGTTGCGGCTGGTCACGGCAAAAGTCCTCGTGCGCGGAAAGGAAACGGACATGCGGTTCCTTACAAACTCGTTCACGCTGGCTGCATCAACGGTTGTGCTGCTGTACAAGGCCCGCTGGGAGGTGGAGAATTTATTCAAGTCGCTGAAGCAGAACATAGAAATCGAGTCCTTCATGGGGACCACCCAGAACGCCGTGGAAATACAGGTCTATGCGTCCATGATATCAATGCTCCTGTTGAAGGAATTCAAGGAAGTTTCGGACAGCAATCGAAGGGAGTTGAAACTCAAGTCGCTCGGCTTTTCCTGTTTCGTTACGGCCCTCAGGCCTAACCTGTTCCGCTCAATCCCGCTTGACATTTGGCTTCAGAAGCCGTTTGCCCCTCCAGACGATGCCGAGTCACACGGTCAACTAAGCCTTTTCCCGCCGGGGATTCTAGGAC